The DNA region AATAGAGTCTAAAGATCAATTAAAGGAAATTTTAAAAAATATTTATACACCAACAGTTTTTCATCATCTTGAAAGCTATGATCCTGAGCTACTAACTGATAGTCAAGGAAATAAATTTGATGAACCAAAACACTTATGAGAGTATTTTGTTCCATACTTTCACCAAGATGGTGTTGTAGCAATAAATCCATTAAAAACAACCAAAAAAGTTGAAAAAGAGTTTAATTCAATTTTTTCTGAAAACTATGAAGAGTTAAAGAAAACTACAAAATTGACAAACTTTAATGAAAAAGTAAAAGAACTATCTTTATTCAACATTTTAAATACAATTAGCAAAAATGGATACCAAAAACTTTTAATAACTGATGCTGTTAGGGTTAATATGCTTTATGGTTCTCCGTATCAAATTAAAAACAATGAAATTCATTCAAATTATGGTGAAATAACTACTGAAGAAAATTACAAAGTGCTTGTAGATAGTTTTGTTGATTTAATTAGCAAATCAACGGGTAATCCAATCGAAAGTGATATTTTTTCTTTTAGTGGTGATGGACAAGAAGTTTTAAGAACATTATTAGATGCAACAAGAAAAGATGTAAATGCCGCAATAATGTTTAATGGTGATGCATTAGACGCATACTATTCAGAAGATAATGGTTTGAATATAAAAAACAAAAATGGTTAAGTTATTCCAATACCTGATGGAACGATTGAAGCTTATAAATTTTCTGAAAACATAATATTCGTAGATGGTTTAGTTGTTGCTAATAACATTACAAACAATAGCGAAGATGTGCTATACGAAACACTTAGAAATAGTATTTATGCTAATTTTGCCGAAGCATATAAAAGAGGTGGTTCAACACAATTTTTAAGAAATGTTTATGATGAATATTTAACAGTTGCATTTAGAGATAAATTCTTAGATTATTTTAGCTCTAAACAACATTATAGCGAAACAGAATTTCTTGAGTTCAAAAAGGAACTCATTGACATTTATGCTTCAACTTTAAATAAAGAGTTAGATGATAATGATTTATTAAAATTTAACAATTTTGTTGCTGATAAATTGCAAAATGATGAAAATATCAAAAATGTTCTAGAAAAAATATTTGAATACGATGAAAGTAAAATGACAAAAGAAGAACTTATTTCACAGATTGCTTTCAAACTTTCTCATATAGATTTTGATGATGAGTCATTTATTAAAATATTAGAAAAGAAATATCAAAATCTTGAGAACTTTGCTTTTGTAAATTACACTCCAAGTAATATTGCTGAATATGATTTAGTAAAAAGAAATTACTTTATAAATGATGACAATACATATGACAAAAAAGCTATTGAAATATTTGAAGTAAAAGATCAACCAGGAAAAATTGAACACAAAAGACTTTCTGGTGTCAGTGAAAAAATACAGTCACTTTTAAATACATATTATTATTTAAAAATCAAACATTAATACTAAAACTTACTAGATGATACATTTCATTTAGTAAGTTTTTAGTAAAAAATATTTATAAATTAATAGAAAAATAAGTTTTATTTAAACATTTACTCATCAATTGATAATATACTTATGAAAAATTTTGCAATTTTTCTAAAAAACTTGTTTTTTTTTTTTTTTGTATGATATTTTTGTATTTTAAATAGTATAAAGAAAGGATTAACATGTCAGAAAATACAAAAAAAGATGTTGAGAAAGAAATTTTAAAAGTTACTTTCAAAGCAAAAAGAAAAAGCAATTTAAGATGAATATTCTTGGGACTAGCAATTTTATTCATGATTATAGCTATGATTACCTTCGTTATTGGTGCTTTAAATATAGACTCTAACTTGGTTAGCATCGGAGGTCTCTCTATGGGTCTTTTTGTTTTATTTTTTATGGTTTTTATATTTATTTCTAAGTGACCTAATATTGATTACACAAAACAGGAATGCACCATAACAAACAAAAGGGTTTATGGACATAAATTTAATATTAAGAATTTACCGAATGGAAAAAGACTTATTAACCAACAAAAAGACTTCTTCTCTATAAGGGTGTCTTATATCGATCACGTAATTATTGATGCAAATACAGGTGATTTAGTAATTAATTATGATGTAGATAAAAGTCTTAGATTACTGGAAGTAAATGATAAATCTACTGTATTAAAAACAATCGAAGATTTAGCACTAGAGAAAGAAACATTTTAATTTTACCCAATTAACATTAAATAAATTATGGAAATCTCAAACATAATATTTATATCAATATGATCTATTGTCATATTGATATTCTTTATTATAGAAATTCTTACATCAGGATTGTGAGCAGGATTAACATCATTTTCAGTTATACCTTCTTTATTTATTTCTATATTTGTTAAGATTTCGGTATGATCAATAGCATTACAAATACTTACATTTATAATATCGTGAGCATTGCTTTATCTAATTATATTTAAAGTTTTTAAAAATAAATTTTTAAACTATAAGTACAAAGAATCTAACTTTAATGGAATTGATAAAACTGAAATATTCATTTTAGAAGAAGATAGTTACGAGGAAAAATCTGAAAATAATCTTTATGGAACAATAAAAATTGGCGATAAAAAATTTAGGACTCTATCAATCAAAAATGAAGGGTTAATAAAAAAAGGTACACAAGTGGCTATAAAAGAAATTAGAGGCAATATTTTATATATTGCTGCCACAAAGGAGAAAGATGTCAATTACTAGTATAATTATTTTATCAATAGTGATAATTATTTTATTATTACTTTTAATTTTATCTATGATAAAAGGAATAAAAATCATTCCTCAATCAGAATTCGCTGTTGTTGAAAGAATTGGTAATTATAATAGAACATTAAAAAACGGTATCAATTTTATAATACCATTTATAGAAAAGATAGTAAGAAAAGGTAATTATAAGGAAAAAGTTATGGATTTTCCTGAGCAAGATGTAATAACAAAGGATAATGCCGGAATAAGAGTAGATACAGTGGTTTATTTATCTATAACTGATCCTAAATTATATGTTTATGGTGCGGAAAATCCTATGAAAGCTATTGAAAACCTTTCTGCAACAACATTAAGAAACTTACTAGGTGAATTAGAGTTAGATGAAACATTAACTTCAAGAGATACAATAAATTCTAAGTTAACTTTAATATTGGACGAAGCTTCAAACTCATGAGGTATAAAAGTTTATAGAGTCGAAATTAAAAACATAACACCACCTATTGATATTCAAAATGCTATGGAAAAACAAATGAGAGCAGAAAGAGAAAAAAGAGCTAACATCTTAGAAGCTGAAGGAATGAAGGCTTCTGCAATACTTATCGCAGAAGGTCAAAAAGCTTCTGATATATTAAAAGCAGAAGGTCTTAAACAAGCGAATATACTTAAAGCTGAAGCAGACAAACAATCAGAAATATTAAGAGCTGAAGGTCAGCAAAAGGCAATTGATTTATTAAAAGAATCAAAAATTTCTAAAGATGTTCTTACTCTTAAATCTATTGAAGAACTAGGTAAATTAGCTGATGGTAAAGCTACCAAAATTATAATACCTCCTAATTTGAGCAACATTGCTTCGACAATGGCTGTTGCTGGTGAAATTTTTAATGATATCAAACAAGAAAAATAAAAACCATGAATAAAAATCCGCATGTAGTATGGTCATGTGGATTTTTATTAATGAATTTTTATATTAATAAGTTTTAATCATGAATTACAAACTAATTAGTAATAGTTTTTAATTCGATTAAAGATAATTGCTTAAATTCTTTTAGAACTGCTAAATTCAAAATTATTTATTATTTCTTCAGCTTCTTCTTGAACTTCATAATCTTTTTTGTTGTTAGTATTAATGATTTTATAAGGAATGTTATAAAATAAGCATAATTTCACAAATAATTCTTTGTATAGTTCGTGCAATCTTTGAAAATATGGTTCATTTTCAGCAAAATTATCTACTTCCACTGCACGACCTCTTGCTAAAATTCTTTCTTTTATAACGTCAAAATTAGCATCTAGATAGATAGCTAAATCAGGATTATCACTTGGATCAACTATATGTTGAAATAAAGCGTCAAAAGCTTTTAAATACTTTTTATCTTTTTTTTCTAAAGTTACAATCGCAAAAATATAATGTTCTATGTTAAATCTATCAAGAAACATATATCCATTTTTATGACTACTATAAAGTTTTAAAAACTTTTTTTCTTCTTTCTTAAAAGTATCGGATAATGACTCTATTATGTAAGATTGAAACGCTATATCAATATTAGGTTCTTTTTCATAAATTCATTTTAAAAATTTATTAAATACAGGGTCTTCATCAGCAAACTCCTCAACAAGTATAGAATTTTTGTATATTACTTTCAATTCCTTTGTTAGAGTGCTTTTTCCGCTCCCTATCATTCCGCTTACTGCTATAACCATTTTATCTATCTACCTTGTTTCTATCAAAAGTATCAATAATTTCTTTAGCCTTTTCAAATACTTGTTCTTCATTTAAATTATCAGTATTTATAATTACATAATTTAAATTATATTTTTTAGCTTGTTTTTCGAACAATTCTTTGTATAAGTTATACAAGGTTTCAAAATAAGATTTATTTAATTGATAGTTATCAATTTCGACTGCACGACCTCTTTCGAAAAGTCTTTTTTCAAAAGTTTCATAACTCATATCTAAATAAATAGCTAAATCTGGTGTTTCTTCTTTTGTTATTAAATGTTCGAAAAGTGCATCATATCCCTTTAAATACGATTCTCCTTTTGGTCTTAAATTTACATTTGCAAAAATATAATGTTCAATACTAAATCTATCAAGAAAAATATGATCCTCTTTAAAGTTTTTGTTTAGTTCTTTGAATTTTTTTATAATCTCATTTAACTTTGTTGTGTGGTTTTCTACAACATATGTTTGAAACCCCATTGTTAAATTTGGTTGTTTTTCATATAATCATTCTAAAAATTGATTAAAAACAACGTTATTTTCTTCATACTCCTCTAACATTAATGATGTTTTGTAATGATTGTGCAATTTTTTTGTTAAAGTACTTTTTCCACTACTTATCATTCCGCTTATTCCTATTAACATATTTAAACTCCTTTTAATTAAATTTCACTGGTTTATTAGTATAACAAAAAAAGATATAAACAAAATATTTTTATCAAAAATTGCAGCAATTTTCATATTATTGAAAAAAATATTTTTTTGTTTGGTTTTTATCGAAAAAACTAATAAAATATTCTTTCATCAAAATAAAATTAATTAAGGAGTTAATATGACATTAAAGAAACCAGAAGGTACATTAGAAATAATTACAGGACCGATGTTTTCAGGAAAAACAGAGGAACTTTTAAAAAGAATCAAAATTTTAGAAATAACAGAAATTAATACAATGGTTTTCAAACCATCATTTGATACTAGATTTGATGCAAAAAAAATTGTAAGTAGAACAGGAGCTAAAACAAAAGCAATAGTAATTAAGAATTCAAAAGAAATTTTAGATCACTGAAACGAAGAATACAAAGCCGTTGCAATTGATGAAGTAAATTTCTTAGATGAAGGTATTTTTGAGGTAATTGATAAATTAGTCCTTAGCGGAGTTAGGGTTATTGCAAGTGGTTTAGATATGGACTTTTTAAGAAGACCATTCGGGGTTACTCCTGGTCTTTTAGCTATAGCTGATGAGGTTAAAAAGTTAAAAGCAGTTTGTTTAGTATGCAAATCAGATGCAGCTTTTTCTTTTAGAAAAGAAAATAATGAACAATTAAATGTTTTAGGTGACCAAGAATATGAAGCTCGTTGCAGAAGATGTCATATTTTAGGAGAAAACGAAAAGCATAAAATTGCACAACAATAGTTTCGCCTTATTAAACGATCATACATTATTGTATGATTTTTAAATTCTTGCACTATCAAAAAAGTGACTAGAAAATTGTGTAGAATAACATGTATTTTGAGCTTATTTTTTGAACATTTAACTCCTTATTTTGGAGTTAAATGTTTTTTCATTTTTTATTTATAGAGGTGTGCACTTTTTTTAAAAAAAAGTGGCAAAAAACTTAAGCAAAAAAATTTTTTTATTTTTTTGCTTTTTTAAATTTATAAATTTACGCATTTTTTCTAAATTTCCCTACATCAAAAGAGCAATTTTTATTTTTAAAATTTTCATAAAAAATATTAAAATTATTATGCATCAATTCTTATATCATCATTGATGCTTCTGTGCAATGCTCGGAGTATGCTTAAGTATTCGGACATGATTTTATTAGCTTCAAGATTACTATCTTGAGCATTCACGGAAATACTATTAAATTTTGAGATATATAATTCAAGAGTTTTAAAAAACGAATTTGTTTTATTATAGATAAATGCTAGTTTCCCTACGGCTGGAATAGAGTAATCTAATCCTTTCTCTAAAGCTCACATTTCTGTTAAACTTAGATATTTTCCGTTAGGTTCCTTAGCAAAGTATTTTTTATCATTATATTTAAAATACAAATTATCATCCGAAGAATGCACTAATAAAACGTCAGAATTATAAGGGAAGATAATTCTTTTGTTATACATATCAAAGGCTGCGTAATTTTTACCTTGGTATCTAACAACACCATTTAAAACTTTTCTATTAATCTCTAAATCAACGGCTCAATTGCCGTTTTTCTTTCCCTCTTTTTGAAAAACATTTTGTTTAGAAATTATTTTTTTATTCCTGATATTGTAATAATTTTGAAATACTTCATTATTTTTTTTCAAATCATCAATATTTTTATATCCGTTTTCGTGAATAAGTAACGGATATTGGTCTAGTGATGTCCTAAAAGATCTTTCAACATGTGGTTTGTGTTTTGGATTTGATGAACTTAGTACTTCTATTCCCTTTTTATTTAAAACTTTTTCAAAGACTGTTTGTGTGTTTTCGCTTCCTCAAAAACTTCTTCTTTTATCAGTATAGATTTTCTTTGGGAATCCATACTTTTTAAATACAATTTCTAGTAGTCTTTGATATCCTAATGTTGTTTCTTGTTCTTCAAATCATACTGCTAACAATGTTCCTGTTGCTACATCTATTGCATGATAAAGATATAATGGTTTATCATTTTTCAAGTATGGTTCAAGTTGTGCATCAATCTCAATAATTTCGCCGAATTTTAGATTTTTCTTTAGATTTAAAACTTGTCTTTGTTTTTCGTTTCGTTTAATCTGTTGATAATAATTTTTTAATATCAATGTTATATCTTCTGAGGTTTTTTTCTTTGATAATCTTGCAATCCTTCTTCCTCTCTTGGTTGTATGTATATTAAATAAACCTAATTGATTAAATCTCTTAACTAAAGTTTTGTAAGAAATTTTTTCTCTTATAAAAGAACCATACTCGGAATTGAAGTATGTTTTAATTGAAAGTTGATTATTTGTTAGATCTCTATTCAAAATAAACTGACATATTTCTAAATAATTTTTAAAGACTAATTCTATTTCTGCATCAGTTATTTTGTAATTTCTTTGATGATATTTATTTTTATGTGAGACAACAATTTCTTTTTTGCTTTTAATAACTTTTTTATATCTTTTTACAGTTGATAAACTAAGGTTTGTAATCAAACTAAGATAAGATAAAGATTTTTCGATATTTTCAGCAATCAATTTTAAAGATTGTTGTTTTTTTATTTCAAATTTTGTTAAATTTTTATACTTAAATAAGTTGTGTGTTATTTTCATAAATAATTTATACCACTTTCCTGTTAAATAGGCTCATTTTATATGAGATTAATATGTGGCTCAAAATATATGTTATTACACAAAATTCTTGCACTATCAAAAAAGTGACTAGAAAATTGGTAAATTATAATATAATTTACAAAATTAAACATGGAGGACAAATGCTAAAATACTTAAGTTTAGATGTTAAAAACGCATTAAAAAACAATATAAAAGATGTTGAACATTTACAAAAAAAAGTTACTCAAATTCACAATGATGTTAAAAATAAAGAAGTTGATGAGAAAGATTGATTAGGTTGATATGATTTACCTAAAAATTATAATAAAGACGAATTCATAAGAATGTATAACAAATCACAAGAATGAAAAAAAGCTGGTGTAGAAGTTGTGGTTGTTATAGGGATTGGGGGTTCATACCTAGGAGCTAAATCTGGATATGACTTCATTTATGGTCCTTATTCACAAAAACAACCAGATATGGAATTATTATTTGCAGGAAATGACATTTCAGCTGATACACTTGTTTCAAAATTACAATATGTAAAAAATAAGAAATTTGCGATTAATGTTATTTCAAAATCAGGTACTACTTTAGAACCTTCAATAGCATTTAGAGAATTTAGAAATTTACTTGAGAAAAAAGAAGGAGAAAACGCAAATAAATTAGTAGCCGCAACTACAGATAAAGCAAAAGGTGTTTTATTTGAGTTAGCAACTAAAAAAGGGTACGAAAAATTTATTATTCCAGATGATATTGGTGGTAGATTTTCTGTTTTAACTCCAGTTGGTTTATTTCCTTTTATGTGTGCAGGAATTGATGCTTTAAGAGTATTACAAGGAGCTCAAGAGACAAATGAAGAACTTTCTTCAGATAAATTAGACGAAAATCCAGCATATCTATACGCTGCGACAAGATACTTTTTACATAACGAAAAAGGTTTTGATATTGAAATGATGGTTTCTTATGAACCAAAGTTACAATATTTTTCTGAATGATGAAAACAATTATTTGGTGAATCAGAAGGTAAAGATGGAAAGGGTATATGACCAACAAGTTCTATTTTTTCAACAGATTTACACTCATTAGGGCAAATGATCCAAGAAGGAAATAAAATTTTATTTGAAACTGTATTAACTCTAAAAAACCCAAACGAAAATATTTACTTTGAAGAAGATCAAGTTGATTATGATAAATTAAATTATCTTTCAGGTAATAACTTACATAATATCAACAATGTGGCTTTTGAAGCTACAGCAAAGGCCCATACAGAAGTTGGTAATGTTCCTAATATCCATATTCTATTTGACAGATTTAACGAGGAAACATTAGGTGCTTTATTCATATTTTTTGAAAGAGCACTAACAATGAGTGCATATTTACTTGGAGTTAATCCTTTTAACCAACCTGGTGTAGAAGTATACAAAAAAAATATGTTTAGTATGCTAAAAAAATAAAAGCTAGATATATGTATTTTTCAAAAAAAAAAAAAACAAAAACAGCTATTAGTTTTTAATAGCTGTTTTTGTTAATTTTGATTATTGTCATCGATGGTTTGAGGAACATCTTTAGATGAATCTATTTCTTCAATAGTTGTCGAAAAGTTTGTTTCAAAAGGTTTATTAAAATCAAAAGTTTGAATAAATAATTTATCAGGTTCTTCATTTACCCTATACTTAATGGTAAATATTTTTTTGTCAGAGTCAAAATGAGCATCAACAAAGTTATTTTCCCCTTTATTATCGACATATTTATTGTTTAATATATTAGCTCTTCGGATTTTGTTGCTACCTTTTTTTACTAATATTTCATTATCTTCAGTATCTGTAGAATTCATCAAAATATAAACGTTTTTACTTGGTATATACTTAATCCCTGATGGATTTTGTGTTAATTTTGTAATTATTTCTTCTTGAGTAAGTCCTTTTTTAAATCTAAAAGCATTTTTGTGCCCACTTGATTGTTTCTTTTTAGGCTTTTCTGGTGAAGTATTTTGATTAGATTTTAAAGGTGTATATATTTTAGTTTCTGCATTTTCGTTGATCTCAAATTTTTGTGAGAATACTTTATTTGAATATTTACTATTAGTGTTATCAAACTGGAACAATCTGTAATTTATTGTTAGTATATTTTTTCAAACTTATAGTTCAAAACTATATTTGTTTTAGTTTTTCCGTTTTCCGCGTAAGTAGATTCTTTATCATTTATGGCTTGAAATTGATTTTGAAATTCATTTCTTTCAAGAAATGTTTGTGTTTTTATATTATGCTTTTTGCTCATCATGTTATAATTAATAATATTATTATTAATTAATTTTACTTACACAAATTTCATTAAATAATTTTTAAAAAGGAGTTTTATATATGAAAAAAAATAACAAAATACCAACTAGGCTTATTGCTTTAGGTGGATTTGAAGAAATAGGTAAATCAACTCTTCTCATTGAACACGATAATCATATTTTTATTGTTGATTCAGGAATTAAGTTTGCAGATACCTTTAACACAGGCATAAAAGGTATTATTCCAAATTTTGATTATTTAAATCAAGAAGGAAAGATCATAGAAGGATTATTCATAACACATGGACACGAAGATCATATTGGTGGAGTAGTTTACTTAGTTAAAAAAACAAACATTAGTAAAATTTTCGCACCAAGGATAGCTATACAATACTTGCAATTAAAATTTGATGAACATAACATTAAAAGGAAAATTGAGTTTATAGAAATTCAAAAAGGTGATGTTCATAAATTTGCTAATAATTGTAAAGTCGACTTTTGAACAGCTCAACATTCCATACCTGATGCTTTCGGAGTAAGAATAAGCACCCCAAATGGTAGTGTAATGTGTACAGGTGATTTTAGATTTGATTATACACCGATTGGTAACTATACGGATTTCGCAAGACTTGACGAAATTGGAAAACAAGGATTAACCGCGTTATTATCAGACTCAACAAATGCTATGAGGCCTAACCACTCACCTTCTGAAAGTGATATTTTAACTGATATTGAAAGACACATGATGTCTGCTAAGAAAAAAATTATTGTAACAGCTTTCGCATCTAACTTAACAAGAATAAAGGTAATTATAGAGTTAGCAGAAAAACTTGGAAAAAAAGTAATTACGTTTGGACGTTCAATGATTCAAGGTGTAAAAATTGGTAAAAAGTTAGGATATATAAATGTTGGTGATAATGTTTTAATTGATAAAAAAGCAGTTAAAGATGTCAAGGATTCAGATTTAGTTATTTTAACTACAGGATCTCAGGGTGAACAACTTGCTGCTTTATCAAGAATGAGTTACGGGAAACATGCAACTATAAAAATTAATAAAGGTGATATGGTAATTTTTTCTTCAAGTCCAATACCAGGAAATAGAATGGTAATTGAATTATTGGTAAATAGACTTTATAAACTTGGGGCAATAATAAAAGAAAATGGGGTTGATGGTTTCTTACATACCTCTGGGCATGCGTATAAGTGAGAACATGACAAAATTTTTCAACTAACTAAACCAAAATACTTTTTACCTTATCATGGAGAATATAGAATGAGTGTTGTTCATGGTCAAACAGCAGTAGAAAATGGGGTTGATCCAAAAAATGTTTTGATAGTAAGAAAAGGTGTTGTTTTCGAAATGCTTAATAATGAAATCAAAGAAACAAAAGAGTTAGTCGATTTTGGTCCTGTATATATTGATGGTAATTCTGTACTCAATTTTTCAGGAAAAATACTAAAAGAAAGAACACAATTAAAAGATTCAGGATTTGTTAGTATAGTATTTTTGGTTGATAAAAAACAAAATCAAATAATTGGAAGACCACAAATTATTACTAGAGGAAGTTTCTTTGTTAAAACTTCAAAAGAATTAATAGACGAAAGTAGAAGAGTTGCTCACGGCGCTGTATTGTATCATATAAAAAATAACGAAAAATGAACAAAAGAGGAACTAGAAAAATTATTAGTCGAGAGACTGTCTTCATTATTCTACAAAGAAAAAAGAAGAAATCCGATTATTGTTCCGACTATAATTTTCACAGATGAACAACCAGATAAAGAAATTTCAAAATACAAAATTAAATTTGGTAATTCAAAAACTAATGAAGAAAATAAAGAAGAATCAGAAAATAAGAAAAAACAACTAAATGCAAATATGAAAAAATTTGTCGCTAAGAAAATGAAGGAAATAGAAGAATTATCATTCGGACAAATTGATTCAGATTATGACATTGATGAAGATGACGAGGTTTAAAAATGGAAAATAAAAATTTAAAAATAGACTTTATAAAGTTTAGAAAAGATGAAATTGAATTTGCAATTCAAAAAGCTAAACATGAAGAAGAAAAGAAAGAAATTAAAGAAGAAGAAAAAAAATTACCATTAACAAAAAAAGAATTTTTCTTCAATTCTATATGAACATTTTTTATTATATTAGTTATTATAAGTCTTTTAGTAGGTGCATATTTTATAGGAAAAATTGAATAATATGAATGCAGAAATCATTTTACTAATTGTTTTAATATCAATAATTTTATTTGTATCTATAGTAATATTATTTGTTTTATTAAAACCAGTTATTTTCCCTTTCTTGAGTTCAAAACTTAGAAAAAGTAGTTATGATAAAATGGGAAAAAGCAGTCAAATCAGATTGATTAACCAACTAAGAGAATCAGTAGAATTTTTATCTAAAAATAAAATCGGAGCACTAATAACTATCGAAAACAATGATAATCTTGATAACTTAAGAACAGACGGAGTTATCTTAGATGCTAATATCTCTAGCGGTCTGTTAATTTCTATATTTAATAAGTATTCGCCACTTCATGATGGGGCTGTAGTTATTAGAAATAATAAAATTTATTATGCTTCTACATTTTATAAAATAACTCGTAGATCTGCTCCCGCTTCATATGGTTCAAGACATAGAGCTGCTATGGGAATATCAGAACAATGTGACGCTACTACAATTGTTGTTTCAGAAGAAAATGGTGGTGTTAGAATTTTAAAACATGACGTAGTTCAACTTGTAAAAATTGAGGAATTTCAAGAACAATTAATTAAGTTTCTTAAGGAGTAAATATGGAAAATAAAGTTAAAGAAATAAACCATGATCTTCTTGTAGAAAAAATAAAAAAGTTAATTGATGACAAAAGCGTTAAAGCACTAAGAGAATTGCAAGAAGAAGTTACTTATCATGAATTTGCTTTAGCAGTTGAAGATGAAATTTTAAACGATGAAGATCGTTTATATCTATTAAGGGTCTTAAGAACAGTTGAAGCCGCAGAAGTATTTAGTTATTTAGAAGACGAAACTAAAACAAGACTTGTCGGATTATTTAGTGATGAATTAGGTCAAAAAGTGCTTCAAGAACTAGAAACAGCCGAGCTTGTAGACATCTTAGAAGAATTGCCTGTTAATTTAATGAGGAAAATTCTTTCGCAAACTCCAAAAGAAAAGAGAGAAATTATTAACCAAATTCTTTTATATAAAGATGATCAGGTCGGAAGCTTCATGCAAGTTGATATTTCTATATTAAAACATTCTTGAAACCCTCAAAGAGCGTTAGCCAAAATTAAAGCTGACTATAATAACAACATGACTATGGGTCATAATTTTTACATAGTTGATAATGATGGTAAGTTAGTAGGGGATATAACTTTAGAAGAATTAATTTTTAATGGCGAAGATAAGAACTTAGAAGAATTATCTAGTCCAGTAACATTTGTTCACCCAACAGATGACAAAGAACAAGCAGCAAAAGTTTTCTCTGATAATGATAGATCATCCCTGCCTGTTGTTTCTTTAGATAATCGCCTCATTGGTATGATAACTTCAGATGATATTATTGACGTTATTAATGATGAAGCAACAGAAGATATTTATAAAATGGCCGGGATTAGCGCATCAGCATCAGAAGAAAGTTACCTAAAAACTTCAATTAAAAGCATTGTCAAATCAA from Mycoplasmopsis canis PG 14 includes:
- a CDS encoding thymidine kinase, yielding MTLKKPEGTLEIITGPMFSGKTEELLKRIKILEITEINTMVFKPSFDTRFDAKKIVSRTGAKTKAIVIKNSKEILDHWNEEYKAVAIDEVNFLDEGIFEVIDKLVLSGVRVIASGLDMDFLRRPFGVTPGLLAIADEVKKLKAVCLVCKSDAAFSFRKENNEQLNVLGDQEYEARCRRCHILGENEKHKIAQQ
- a CDS encoding SPFH domain-containing protein — its product is MSITSIIILSIVIIILLLLLILSMIKGIKIIPQSEFAVVERIGNYNRTLKNGINFIIPFIEKIVRKGNYKEKVMDFPEQDVITKDNAGIRVDTVVYLSITDPKLYVYGAENPMKAIENLSATTLRNLLGELELDETLTSRDTINSKLTLILDEASNSWGIKVYRVEIKNITPPIDIQNAMEKQMRAEREKRANILEAEGMKASAILIAEGQKASDILKAEGLKQANILKAEADKQSEILRAEGQQKAIDLLKESKISKDVLTLKSIEELGKLADGKATKIIIPPNLSNIASTMAVAGEIFNDIKQEK
- a CDS encoding deoxynucleoside kinase produces the protein MLIGISGMISSGKSTLTKKLHNHYKTSLMLEEYEENNVVFNQFLEWLYEKQPNLTMGFQTYVVENHTTKLNEIIKKFKELNKNFKEDHIFLDRFSIEHYIFANVNLRPKGESYLKGYDALFEHLITKEETPDLAIYLDMSYETFEKRLFERGRAVEIDNYQLNKSYFETLYNLYKELFEKQAKKYNLNYVIINTDNLNEEQVFEKAKEIIDTFDRNKVDR
- a CDS encoding deoxynucleoside kinase, translating into MVIAVSGMIGSGKSTLTKELKVIYKNSILVEEFADEDPVFNKFLKWIYEKEPNIDIAFQSYIIESLSDTFKKEEKKFLKLYSSHKNGYMFLDRFNIEHYIFAIVTLEKKDKKYLKAFDALFQHIVDPSDNPDLAIYLDANFDVIKERILARGRAVEVDNFAENEPYFQRLHELYKELFVKLCLFYNIPYKIINTNNKKDYEVQEEAEEIINNFEFSSSKRI
- a CDS encoding NfeD family protein — encoded protein: MEISNIIFISIWSIVILIFFIIEILTSGLWAGLTSFSVIPSLFISIFVKISVWSIALQILTFIISWALLYLIIFKVFKNKFLNYKYKESNFNGIDKTEIFILEEDSYEEKSENNLYGTIKIGDKKFRTLSIKNEGLIKKGTQVAIKEIRGNILYIAATKEKDVNY
- a CDS encoding type 2 periplasmic-binding domain-containing protein, which gives rise to METIKNFFTFKNIRNVFILVFSMIGAFIVAIILGYKLNTPFRPAFFNYKSYISKLNHDTINEKFEFKTFNEVDEFTIALNNNKAIAGIGSDFQVIDLIKRGFIQKINFEKLLNINKKIESKDQLKEILKNIYTPTVFHHLESYDPELLTDSQGNKFDEPKHLWEYFVPYFHQDGVVAINPLKTTKKVEKEFNSIFSENYEELKKTTKLTNFNEKVKELSLFNILNTISKNGYQKLLITDAVRVNMLYGSPYQIKNNEIHSNYGEITTEENYKVLVDSFVDLISKSTGNPIESDIFSFSGDGQEVLRTLLDATRKDVNAAIMFNGDALDAYYSEDNGLNIKNKNG
- a CDS encoding DDE-type integrase/transposase/recombinase, with the protein product MKITHNLFKYKNLTKFEIKKQQSLKLIAENIEKSLSYLSLITNLSLSTVKRYKKVIKSKKEIVVSHKNKYHQRNYKITDAEIELVFKNYLEICQFILNRDLTNNQLSIKTYFNSEYGSFIREKISYKTLVKRFNQLGLFNIHTTKRGRRIARLSKKKTSEDITLILKNYYQQIKRNEKQRQVLNLKKNLKFGEIIEIDAQLEPYLKNDKPLYLYHAIDVATGTLLAVWFEEQETTLGYQRLLEIVFKKYGFPKKIYTDKRRSFWGSENTQTVFEKVLNKKGIEVLSSSNPKHKPHVERSFRTSLDQYPLLIHENGYKNIDDLKKNNEVFQNYYNIRNKKIISKQNVFQKEGKKNGNWAVDLEINRKVLNGVVRYQGKNYAAFDMYNKRIIFPYNSDVLLVHSSDDNLYFKYNDKKYFAKEPNGKYLSLTEMWALEKGLDYSIPAVGKLAFIYNKTNSFFKTLELYISKFNSISVNAQDSNLEANKIMSEYLSILRALHRSINDDIRIDA